The Gopherus evgoodei ecotype Sinaloan lineage unplaced genomic scaffold, rGopEvg1_v1.p scaffold_37_arrow_ctg1, whole genome shotgun sequence genomic interval CTCTTGCTCAAGTGTATTCCAGCCACTTAGTAGAATTAATAGCTCCGGAGTTTTTCGGGGAGGTAAATAATAGCCGGGAAGCACAAGGGCTTGTGGATTTCCTTGTGAGCTTTGGGGTCTGATGCTATGGGAGTTGCATCCCAGGAGATTTGGGTTCCCTTTAAATCCAAGGGGATTTAGGGACTTGGGCCCTTCTGGGAAAAATCTCCCCATCCAAGCAGGTTGGGCTAAGGAGTATTCCCAGCTGGCCATGGACTGGCTGTGTGGTTCAGggaaaatccccaccctggcagtgcctcggtttccccagctgtgaaataGGGATGAAGCTGGCCTATCTTTCAGGGGATGGTGTTTAAGGATAAATTTCATTCAATCTGCAAAATGCTCTGAGATCTCAGAGTCCAGAGCTCCAAAAGAGTGGGAACCTTTCCTGTGCGGAGGAATGGGCAGCTGAGACATCAATTGCTGCAGAATTTAACTTTGTATTTTAAGTGAATCTTGTGCTTAAGGCTGTAAGTCTTTCCTAGTGCAGCACTACCTTCCTGAACCTGCAGGCAGCTGTGTCGCTTCTTCTGCTCATGGCTCTGCCTAACCATAGAGACCGGTGTGGGCtctagtcagtttcacagctGCTCTGCCCATGGGCACCCATGAAAGTGATTGGCACATTCTGCTTTGTGCCCCTTGGCAAGGCTGAGCAGGAGGAGGATGTCTGGGCTGGAGCTATTTGTTGGGGgcgcgggggagggggtggatgaAGACACTCTAAGATTGGGGGAGGGGACCTGGTGGGAGAGATCCCCTCTTCCTGGTGCTTGGAATGCTTCAGATGCTACCAGCCAGAAGTGGCTAGGGAAGACAGGGATCAATGGACAAAGTGTGTGGATGGGCCTTTCCCATCGGGTCTGGGGAGGTCAGGGCTTCTGACTTGgtgtgctgctgggggctgaTCTTTCAGCTTTGCCACTGGCTAGTAGGTTTGAGCTCTGGACTAGTAGTGATTTCAGCACGGGGGAGGCAAAACTTGAGTTGGCGGTGGGGTGCAGAGTGGGGTGGAATTGGTCCCTCTGCAATTAACGTCTGTCTCTTTCAGTCCTCGCTGGCGGCAGAGGAGGATTTGGCTGTTCTCCATCACTGCGGCGCAGGCAGACgatcccccccagcacctgggtGGGACAAGATGGATGGCAAAGCTACTGCCAATGGggtcccccttccccagaccaATGGCACGGCAACCGCTGGGAAaggggcagcagtggggcagcCTGCAGCAAACCCCAAGCCTGCCAAGAACGCTGTGAGATCGGCCCCCGTCTCTGGAGTTAGGCGGCCTGTGACTGACTATGCCCGCCCACCCACAGCCCCGTGTGGTGGCTCCAAGCTGCTCAGCAATGGGGTTCCCCCGAGGGCCGAAGCCTCGCAGAGGAAGCTGCCAGTGGCAGCATCAGCACCCAAAGCTGGTGCTACCTCTGCCAAGCCTACTCCGGCCAAAACAGTGGCCAGGAAGCCAGCAGGTGATAGCGGGGCAAAGCCTCCGGAGAAGGCTGGGCCAGGCAAGGCCGGGCAGCTGAAGAGTGTGAGAAAGACGCCGGTTCCAACCATGGCCTTGGGTATGTTCCTCGTcttcctgccagcagcaggaagGGTCCAGGATTGTCCGGGAGTCTCCAGGACATAAAAAGTTcaatctttttaattaaagatgatcatgtgatgaaacctccaggaataagtCCAACCCAAATTGGCAACCTTTGTGGGAGGCACCAGGCTGGGATCTCTGAGGCCTACAGGTGCCTTAGGGCCTGTTCCTGATCTCCTTGTCCTGAGCCAGGGTGGTTAAGGCCCCTGTGGGTTGATAGCAGGGGACTCTCCCTGCAGCCGAAGGGGGGAGAGTTGCTGGAGCAGGGGCTCTCACTGGGGAACTATAGTTCTGGGCTGTGAtcagaacaccccccccccacacacacacaaataaaacacCTGGCAGGCCTCTGACAGACTAGGGTGGGGGGTTGGTGTTGCTGATAAGGGAGCCAGGCTGTGGCATCCTATCCTGCTTTAGGGGCAGGGCAATGCCCTGCTATGGCTCAATAGGTAAAGGACTTAGCAGGGGAGGGTCCCCTTGGTCCCCTCCAACACCCACACCCTGACCTGGCTTTTGGGGAGCAGGACAGAACCCTTGGTTTCCCCTGCACCAGTGATAGCCAGGCTGGTTGAGAGGCCCGTGCGTGCAGCAAATGTGGCAGGTCATGGTGCCTGTCCTCCCATGGACATGGGGTCCAGCCTCTCTGCCAGAGAAGCCAGTCTCAGGAGGGGCCAAGCCTGAATCCTGTTCCAGGGAGGTTTGCCCAACTGCATTGATGGGCAAGCTGGCGCTGCCCCTCCTGCGTGCCCTGACTCCTTggatcccagagctgggaatagcctGGTAGTCCCGTTCCCCTGGCACTAACCCAGCTGCTCCGTTGCCTCGTCAGTAACCTCACATCTCCTGGCACTGaagctgtctctgtctctcttcctgtTTCTAGTCCCAAAGTCGACCTCAGCAAAGCCCGAGAAACCAGAATCTGCCAAGCCTTCCAGGTATGGTATGGAGTTGCCTGCAGCTGCACGCTGGCTGCTGATACTCTGGGGAAAAGACATGAGAGGGGCTGGGTAAAGAACCTGCCCCAGGATACCCAGCAGGGGGGCACATGGTGGGGCTGGGAAGGCTGGCGTTTGATGGGGCCTGGATGAGATTTCCATGTGGAATGGCTCCTGACCAGGCAAGGCACTGCCCTTGGAATCCCCAGCCTGCTTAGAGCAACAAGCAGTAGCAAATGCCATGACCCACATGCAGGGTGTGTCTGGTACCTGATCTAATGTGATCAGATGTAATCACACTAAATAGTATGAGAAGGGATGGTTGCAGGAATCCCTGAAACTAGGGGAACTCCCAGAGGAAAACAGTCCCAGATAGAGGCAGCTCCTGGGAGAGCCTGAGATGAGACAGAAACAGACTGTGTTAATTTCTGAATTTTCTCTCTAATTAGTGAGTGGTGGGATGTTCGCTGGCAGTATGTTGTTCAGCCACTAGATGTCCCTGAGCTGCACAGCGTTCCGGGCAGGGAGTGGTCCCTGGTAAACAGAGACAGAAGTGGGACACAAGCTAAGTGGAGGCTTGTCTGGGGTTCAGTAAATGCCACCTGTTGGAGATGAACTGTGGTTTCTCATACCATGAGACAAAAATATCCCTGTGGTCCTAAGGGGAGAGAAGATTTCTGGTGGTAGACGACTCTCTAATCTAGCAGCCAAAGTCCGAATGAGATCAATGAGGCTGAAGCCGTCCAAATTCGGATTAGACATGAAGTGTGAATTGTTAGCCCTGAGAACACTGGGCCCATTCATGTAGGGCTGTGGGAGATTCTCCATCCCTCTAAACTGAGCCTGGATGCCTTTCTACAGCCGATGCGCTGGCTCAGATAGACATGAACCTGCCTGATGCACAAAGCACCAAGTGGGTTGCCTGGCCTGTGATTATGCAGCCTAGATGGTGGGAATTGTAGCACATGGAACAGGCCAATGTCCCTTGAGACTACTGGCTCCCACAGTGTCCTAGGTTCTGAAAGCTGTTAGAGCAGCAGGCCCGAGGTGACTAGCCCTGCGCGTTTTGTGCATAGTTGGAAAACAGGCTTATCTGGGCCCCAACGGGGGCTTTCTTCATGTTGTGTAACAAGCCAAAGGGATGACAAGAAATAGCTACTGCTTTTCTTCGTGGAAGGCTAGAGGAGACAGCTGTGCTCATGTGCTGCACAACACAGGAGTCCCCTGACTCAGTAGCTGTGGCTGAACTAGAGAGCATCCTTAGAGAAACATCCAggcttggatttttttaaagacctCCAGCGATGGAGAAACCACCACATCCTTTGGGGAGCTGTATCAATGGGTCATCACCCTCACTTAAAATCCATTAACCCATTCTGGCCTAGTGGCTGGTGGGAAAGCCATAGacatgatgtatcttgatttttagtgaaGCTTTTGACACAGCCCCATGTGATCATAGATTCTAtgagtggaagggaccttgagaggtcatcaagtccagtcccctatcTCCAGTCCCCCTcctttcataagcaaactagggcaGGGccgccagaggattcagggggcctggggtcttcggcagagacccagcactttggcggtggggtCCCGGGATGGAAGAACCCAACGCCACCAAATTACCATGAAGAcatggagcagaagaagctctgggggcctgggccctgcaagagttttctggggtccCCAAAGTGAGTGagggaccccactccagggcccccgaaaaactcttgtgggtgctcctgcagggcctggggcaaattgccccacttgcccccttccCCCGCAGGTGGGGCATTTAAGGGATGAAAGCAGAGATGTGACTGGGGTGAGTGTCTTTCATTGCAGTTAGTGCTGGCTGCTCAATTTCACTCTCCTGAGATGAGTCAAGCTTGTCAGTTTCACTTGAGCAGCTAGTTTTGTTTTCCAGGGCGCTAGTGgggttagaacaggggtgggcaaactttttggcctgaggaccacatctgggtagggaaattgcatgcagaaccatgaatgtagggctggggcagggggttggggtgtgggagagggtgcagtgtgcaggaagggactcagcagggggttgggacagaggaggattgcaggaagcaggagggggctcagggaagggggtttaggtgcaggatgggtgcagggtgcagcagggggcttggaagggggttgaggtgtggggtgcaggaggggttcggggtgcaggctctggcccagtgctgcttacctggagtggctccagggtggcagcagcacaccagggccagggcaggctggctgccctggccccatgctgctcccagaagtggccggcaccacatccctgtggccctcAGGGGAAagtgggcagagggctccatgtgcagcccttgcctgtgggtccctccaccgaaacttccattggctgcggttccctgttcccagccaatgggagctgtggggggcagtacCCACAGATGagagcagcatgcggagccctctgccacccctcccctaggggccacagggacatgccagctgcttctgggagtggagcaggaccTGTGGTGCCATGGGAGTGGCAATCCTGGGGgtcggatccaaagccctgacaggccagatccagcctgcgaGCCATGGTTTacccacccctgggctagaagGCTCTCAGCACCGCACCCAGCAGGTTAGCGGGAAACTCTGCTTTGGCTGTGATGTCAAACATTCTTCAGGTTTTCTCTCTCAAGTCcctgagcccagcactggggggaGGCCTGGCAAGCTGCCCTTCAATGTGGATTTGGTGGGGCTAATCGGCTGTGGCTCAGAAGGGGTTTTACTGTACCCCCAATCCCAATGGACTCAGCAGCTGTGTTCAGATGCGCTGCAGCAGCGGTACATCCTGCCTGCCGAGGGGGCTTGCAGCTGGGAGACAAAGGGGGTGATGAGAGGCACCAGTCAGAGCTCTCCAAAGAGTGAGCCTCTACTTGCAGAACGTGACCTCCATTCAGATGCCCTAAGCTGCTGGGCTGTGCTGGCAAAGGGCCTAGATAGCTTGGATTTGTTTGGCAGGTGACCAAGTGCCTCTTGGTGCAGAAAGGAAAGGGTGGCCCAGTGGCTGGAATGTGAGCGCGGGACTCAAgacacctgggttcagttcccagcaccACCACAGTCTCCCTGTGCAAgattgagcaagtcactttgtcccctttgcctcagtttcccctcctgggTACACTGGAGTAACAGCAGTAAAGAAGGTGAGGTGCTCCGATGCGACAGTGACAGGAACCTTTGCTCGAGCTAGTCGGAGAGCAAGGAGTCAGCCAGTCAGAATGGGGAACATCCATCTCAGACCCCTGCAGGCTGCTATTGCGCAGTCCCTCTGGTACAGCAGTGTGTGCACTGGGGGAGTTTGTCCTGGCATCCCCTGGGCTGTACCCGCTCAGACCCTCTGGTGGACAGAGCGCAGGACTGGCTCTTAGgcaacctgggttctattccgaGCTCTGccggtgaccttgggcaagtcactgccctgccttgtgcctcagtttcccattgtgTAGAGTGGGGGAGAACAGGGCTTTGAGCTCTGTGGGAGAAGTGTGTAGAAGAGCTAGGTATTCAGGGTGTGACATGGACCTGTCTCTATTGACTGCATGAGACAAACACATGGTGGCTTCTCTCTCTTCACCCCTCTCTGTTCTGGTTTCAGACCCCCTGCTCCAGGGACGAAGGACACCACACTGGTCTCGGCCAGAGCCCTGACCAGTAACAAACCAGCTGTGGCCAAACCTAAGCAGATGGCGCCACCTGGTGGCCAGGTGTCAGCAGTACCACAGCAGCAGAAAAACACGACCGCCTCTGCAAAGAAAGGTACAGGCACCTCATGACTAAGCACTGGTTGGGGGCTTAGATCTGACACCAGCAAGCTACGGTGACTCCACGGTGTGGGCAGCCGAGGCCTCTGAGATTCAGTGTCTGGTTGGATCCCATGGGAGGGTGCCTGGGGCAAGGGGCGAGGTATATTCGTAGGTTGCTGGCTTAGGACACCAGGCTGCCCTGACtctgggcaggagtgggggtggCCCATCTGCTGTAGCAAAGGGCAACGTGGGATATCTGAGGAACGAGCTCCACCTCCTACTTTGTTACCCCAGTGCCCCTGCATGCTGCCTGGGACTCAGCTCCTCTGAgagtctctccccccacccaccatgctggggggatggggacCCCAGCCAGCATGGAGCAGACCCcaaggctctgctcccagccctgggcattAGGAATGCAGCTGGAGTGCACTGCACTAAGGATATTCTCTCATctccgaaggcagcacatgagttGGAGCAGCCCCGTGGCTGTTCCTTGTTACTCTGGGGACAGGGCCATCACTAGAACCACCACCAAGATGGCTTAAAGCCTGCTCTATCCTTGCCCCATGGAGTGAGGTGGGAACTGGGCCACTCTAGTGGGAGTCAGTGGCTTTCCCAGGGTGCTGTTACCACAGAAGGGACTTCCAGTTGGCTATAAGTCTAGGGCCTAGCCCTAAGACCTGACCTCTTTCTTGTCCCTTACAGACCTCGTCAGAGCTGCCCCCGTCTCCAGGGCCCGGCTGTCGGGCTCAAACCCCACCCTCAACAAGATTGCTGGCCCGGCCAAGACTGCCAAAGCTAAGCTCCCGGCAGAGCCAAAGCCCAAGAGCCACCCAGTTCCTGCTACTCCCAAGGCCTTGGAGAAGCCAAAGGGGCCGAAGACCCCTCCCAAGGCAGGGGGCAGCCATCCTGCCACCCCACAGAGAGCAGTGGCCTCCACCACGAAGAGGCTGTCCACTGGGAGCCCTGGCAAGAAGCCCCTTAAGAAGGAGGCTAGCTACAACCTGGAGCCAGTGCCTGTGCCCAGGAAAAAGCTGCTTTCCCCAGGACAGGGAGAGATCAAGGAAGCTGCTGTTGATGTCCTTTTGGCCTCTCCTGATGTCCTGCCTGGCTCAGAAAGGGCAACCCCCGAGGGCAGTGTGAGACCTCTGGATGAGCAAGGGTTAACACTGGAGGTGGGCCCAGTTCTGCTCAAGCCGGTCCCTGCAGATGGGGATGCTCCCGAGAGCTATAGGCCAGAGGTGCCAGGAGCGgaacaaacacctgccaggaacCTGGAAGGGGTGGTTGAAGATGGAGCATCCCAGGAAGCAGGAGGCTCATCTGGCCCAGAGCTGGTGGCTGCCAACCCTCTATCCTGCCAAGAGAGCTGTCCTGGAGAACAGCAGCTGACTGGTCTCTCCCCACCACAAGGGGTGGGCTCTCCTCCCAGGGAGATgctgcccccagcaggcacctggGGGCCAAAGCCAGCAGACACAGAGCTCCCCGATGTGACACTCAAACCCCAGGGAGAGCAGAACCTGGCGGACACCCCATCTATGCTTCTAGACCCCTGTGAGActggcccagcagcccagggggaaCCACTGCCCTGCCAGGAAGCCCTGATGGCTGCTGAGCACGTGGACTTGTGGccagaaagcaaaggaagagTGGCTCAGGACGTGACCTGCCTGGCCTCAGCCCAGCTGGATTCCTCCTGCCCAGCTGGGGCCTCCCAGATGCTGCCCTTCAGTGAAGAGGCTCCTTGGGGTGGCACAGGGGGACAGCAATCTCCATGTGGGTCACCAAAGCAACTGGCAGAGCTTCTGCAAGGAGGGGAGCGGGAGGAAGAGATGCCGGATGAGCCAAAGGCAGAGTGGTCAACGCATGAGACAGACTCGCTTCCTCGGGTTGGCCTGGAGGGTTCCTCCCCAGATGAtgatgtggcagagccaggagccaTGGAGCTGAGAGAGGAGAGGGACCGGAGTGTGTCTCTAACCCTGCCAGGGCGTGGACAGGAGACCCAGGATGCTCTTCCCCTGGAGAGAGGACCCCAGGGCACTCACAGGGGCTCTGGGAAGATGGGGGATCTGGATGCCGAAGGAGTGACTAGTACAGAGGAGGCAGTGGCTGCTTCCCAGTTGATAGAGGGGCTCAGCAGAGAGCCAGGCCGTGCAGGGCATGAGCCAGAGAAGGCTGTTCCCCCTGCAGAACAGCTCCGTGAGGACAGCAAGGGCCCTGAAGTCCAACCCAGTGTCACTTCTCctgccatgtccctccctggtgctGAACTGGACGGAGTCACCTTAAGAAGCCTTGAGGAAGCTGAGCTGGAATGCACCCACCTAGGTTCTCCTGGAGACATTGCCAAGGTGGGGCCCATGGAAGGGGAGCCCCCACTGAAGGGTGGGGCTGATGTGTTGGAGGACCTGGAGCCACACGCCCAATGGGAGTCACCACTGGGTCCCGAGATGACCGTGCACAAGCCTCAGAGCCTGCCCCTGAAGAGCCTGGAGTTACTGCAGGAGCCGGCCCAATGCCCTCCACCCCTGGGCCAGCTGTCGTCCAGTAGCGCTGAGTCGGAAGGGCCGTCCAAGAGTCGCTCCTCCAAGTCCAGCACGCTGAGTGGCCCCGACCTGGCCGGCAAGAGCAGCAGTGAGACCAGCACCCCGGAGGAGCTGCGGGATTACGACAGCAGCTCCGGCGTGGAGTCCAAGTCAGACGAGAAGCTAGAACAGAGCTTCCCCCGCAGCCCCCTGGAGGACCTGCCAGGGGAGCAGGACTTGGGGATCCACATGGACAAGGGGGACGATGAGGCAGAGACCCTCCCAGCAGACGAGCTTCTAGGTGACCCGCCCACTGAGCCCACAGTGTCCTCTGAGGAGGAGGGGGACCTGGATGGAGACCTCCTGAAGGAATCCTGCTTCCCTGCCATGGGCAAGCCCCTGGTGTGCCAGGTGCCCTCCCCGCCCCACAAGCCATCCCTGGAGGAGTCGGAGGAGCTGGGCTCGGGTGATGCCGGCACTGGAACACCAGCTTCCACCAACTCGGCCACCTCCTTCGATGCCGCCttccacctccactccactgacAGCTGCGGAAAGAGCCCTGGCCTCTCCTCCCTGGAGAGCGAAGAGCACTCGGCCGAGAGCACCAGAGACCAGATCCCCAAGGGCTTGGAGCCGGCCAGCCTCCCTGAGGTGGAAGAGCATGGCAAGATCTCCCTCCCCAGGGACTGGGGCTGCCAGctggagcaccccctgcagaTGGGCCCAGCGGACGAGGAGGAGCCGGCCTCCCAGCCCTATGGCACTGCTCCCCGTGGCCCGGCGGCAGGTAACGTATAGAGGAGCCTGCCGTGTGTGTCCAAGTGCCAACGCCGCGGTACCTTAAAGCTTAACTCAGTCATGTGCAATAGTGTCCCCTGCTGAAGGGAATTCCCCCATCAgtgtctcctctcccctctctgctcccccaccATGTATCTCCCACCTAGCCAGATGGGTCTGATGTCTCTGTACAGTCCCTTGGTCATAGCCTACGTTTTTCTGTCTAGATCAAAAATACCAGGCTCTTGCCCATGATCACTGGCACCTAGGGGGAAGGCATCTGTGTTTTAATGTTCATCCCTTTTGCGGTGGGAGATTGGGGGCCAAACTTTTTTTAGCCTTTCAGTACGTTGAATAAAGAGTCACTTATCTGGATCTGACCTCCTGGCCTGTTCTTTGTATTTTTGTGCAGGACTCTTTCCACCCCTCCCTTAGCCTGGGCTGCtgaggggagatgggggtgggggggggcggtgaTTGGCAGCAGGGCCAAGtagatttggggtgggggctagGGAGCAGCCATCTGTCATGGCTGAGATCTTAACTGGTTGGTTTGTAGTCTCACAGCAGACTAGAACGTCTGGTCTTAGCCATAGTCCTTCTGTTGCCATGGGTTCTCCAAGAGATAGCTTGGCCATCACATGGAAGTTCCTTATGGGGCTGAGAGCATCTCAAGCCTTCCCTGGACCACCATGTGGTGGGCAGATTTTTGTAGACCCCACCAGCCCTCATTTCCTGGACCTTTTGGTCCAAGGGGGAACTTTCCTGGGTCCACAGACCGTAGTTTTTGAGAACCAGAGCACCTGATGCTGTAGTACCTTCCCTTGGACAGATCTAGCCCAGAGATCAGGCCACTGCCATGACCTGAGACCCAGTTCTATGGGCAGCTCCAGGTGCTCCAACGTCAGTGATATGGTTGCCATGGAGACATAACTTTTACAGCCAAAGGATGCTGTGCCTCGGTTGGTCCCATTGCATTGTGTTTAAATCAAAGCTTCATGGGTGGTAGAAGACAGACCTAATCTAGGCTTCTCCTGCCAGACTCTGTTCTCCTTGGCGCTAAACCCCTGGTCCCTAGCTGCAGTACAGGACCCAGACATGCAGTTCTGGTTCAGCCGGTAGCGGGCAATGTTGCATCCATTGGCCAACTCACTACAGAACAGTAGCTCCACCCAGCAAAGAGCATCTCAGGGGAGAAGCAGAGGAGGTGCCACTAGCCTTCTCCTTAGCTGCTCTGCTTAGGATACTGCCCTCAAGACCATGCCTCCCTCCTGGGCATCACTGCCATGGAGGCATCCAAAGATCTAGCCCTAGGCAGAGAAGCAGGAGCCAGTTCCTAGTTGAATCTGCTTTGGGCATCTTGCCTGGTCGGGGTGGTATCAAATGGGCTAACCCTGGATGTTGCCTGGACTCTtctccctgcctgtgtgtgtgtacctGTGCCAGTCTGTCCTGTTGGTGCCCTTTGTCTCTCCTTCGTCCGTCTTGACACCCCTCCCATGGGCAGTTCTCTCCAACCCGTGCTCCTGTGCCCTGTTGTAGGTGAGAGCGGGGCTGGCCTGGGGCCCTTCTCctgggggccctgcccccctgaaATCCTCTCCACCATCTACGAGGTGGAAGGAGGCGCAGAGACTCCCGGACAGGtgccagaagaggaggaggatgggagctgCCAGCTCCCCCCTGCTATCCCTTGTGACAAGGCCCCCCTGCACCTGGGCAGCCTCCAAGCAACTGTCATGCAGCAGCTGATCAGCCGGACTCTGCTCTTCTCCTCCAGTGGAGAGGCAcctgtggggagcagaggggccccTGTCATGAGTGAGGTGGAGCTCGGAAAGTGGACAGACCTGCTGTCACCATTGGATGAGTCTCGGGCCAGCATCACCTCAGTCACCAGCTTCTCCCCCGAGGATGTCTCATCTCCCCAGGGCGACTGGACGGTGGTGGAGGTGGAGACCTTCCACTGACTTCCCCCACCCGCACCGGCTTCACACCCTCCTTCCCACACGTCCTCTGGGTGAAGGCTCTGCCTGTTGTGGCTTAGATCCCTGCTGTGAtctgctcttctccttcccctggCTTTTCTGGGGGACCAAGAGTGGTGAGGTGGTCAGTGCCTCTGATCCAGCCATGCAGAACTTTCCTTCTACCTCTTGGCCCACACTGCAGCAAGTGGCTTCCCAAGTTGAGGCTTTGTAACTAGGCAGAAGCAGCCACTAGAAGAACTTGTGCTGGGGTGAGGTTTAGCTGCTTCCCCTGAGTCCTTGACTTCAGTTTCAAATGTCTGAATTCTGCTCTcatcccctccccaactccataGAGCTCCCAGATCCTGCAGCCGAAGGGGTG includes:
- the LOC115642052 gene encoding proline-rich protein 36-like isoform X1; its protein translation is MDGKATANGVPLPQTNGTATAGKGAAVGQPAANPKPAKNAVRSAPVSGVRRPVTDYARPPTAPCGGSKLLSNGVPPRAEASQRKLPVAASAPKAGATSAKPTPAKTVARKPAGDSGAKPPEKAGPGKAGQLKSVRKTPVPTMALVPKSTSAKPEKPESAKPSRPPAPGTKDTTLVSARALTSNKPAVAKPKQMAPPGGQVSAVPQQQKNTTASAKKDLVRAAPVSRARLSGSNPTLNKIAGPAKTAKAKLPAEPKPKSHPVPATPKALEKPKGPKTPPKAGGSHPATPQRAVASTTKRLSTGSPGKKPLKKEASYNLEPVPVPRKKLLSPGQGEIKEAAVDVLLASPDVLPGSERATPEGSVRPLDEQGLTLEVGPVLLKPVPADGDAPESYRPEVPGAEQTPARNLEGVVEDGASQEAGGSSGPELVAANPLSCQESCPGEQQLTGLSPPQGVGSPPREMLPPAGTWGPKPADTELPDVTLKPQGEQNLADTPSMLLDPCETGPAAQGEPLPCQEALMAAEHVDLWPESKGRVAQDVTCLASAQLDSSCPAGASQMLPFSEEAPWGGTGGQQSPCGSPKQLAELLQGGEREEEMPDEPKAEWSTHETDSLPRVGLEGSSPDDDVAEPGAMELREERDRSVSLTLPGRGQETQDALPLERGPQGTHRGSGKMGDLDAEGVTSTEEAVAASQLIEGLSREPGRAGHEPEKAVPPAEQLREDSKGPEVQPSVTSPAMSLPGAELDGVTLRSLEEAELECTHLGSPGDIAKVGPMEGEPPLKGGADVLEDLEPHAQWESPLGPEMTVHKPQSLPLKSLELLQEPAQCPPPLGQLSSSSAESEGPSKSRSSKSSTLSGPDLAGKSSSETSTPEELRDYDSSSGVESKSDEKLEQSFPRSPLEDLPGEQDLGIHMDKGDDEAETLPADELLGDPPTEPTVSSEEEGDLDGDLLKESCFPAMGKPLVCQVPSPPHKPSLEESEELGSGDAGTGTPASTNSATSFDAAFHLHSTDSCGKSPGLSSLESEEHSAESTRDQIPKGLEPASLPEVEEHGKISLPRDWGCQLEHPLQMGPADEEEPASQPYGTAPRGPAAGESGAGLGPFSWGPCPPEILSTIYEVEGGAETPGQVPEEEEDGSCQLPPAIPCDKAPLHLGSLQATVMQQLISRTLLFSSSGEAPVGSRGAPVMSEVELGKWTDLLSPLDESRASITSVTSFSPEDVSSPQGDWTVVEVETFH
- the LOC115642052 gene encoding nascent polypeptide-associated complex subunit alpha, muscle-specific form-like isoform X2, giving the protein MDGKATANGVPLPQTNGTATAGKGAAVGQPAANPKPAKNAVRSAPVSGVRRPVTDYARPPTAPCGGSKLLSNGVPPRAEASQRKLPVAASAPKAGATSAKPTPAKTVARKPAGDSGAKPPEKAGPGKAGQLKSVRKTPVPTMALVPKSTSAKPEKPESAKPSRPPAPGTKDTTLVSARALTSNKPAVAKPKQMAPPGGQVSAVPQQQKNTTASAKKDLVRAAPVSRARLSGSNPTLNKIAGPAKTAKAKLPAEPKPKSHPVPATPKALEKPKGPKTPPKAGGSHPATPQRAVASTTKRLSTGSPGKKPLKKEASYNLEPVPVPRKKLLSPGQGEIKEAAVDVLLASPDVLPGSERATPEGSVRPLDEQGLTLEVGPVLLKPVPADGDAPESYRPEVPGAEQTPARNLEGVVEDGASQEAGGSSGPELVAANPLSCQESCPGEQQLTGLSPPQGVGSPPREMLPPAGTWGPKPADTELPDVTLKPQGEQNLADTPSMLLDPCETGPAAQGEPLPCQEALMAAEHVDLWPESKGRVAQDVTCLASAQLDSSCPAGASQMLPFSEEAPWGGTGGQQSPCGSPKQLAELLQGGEREEEMPDEPKAEWSTHETDSLPRVGLEGSSPDDDVAEPGAMELREERDRSVSLTLPGRGQETQDALPLERGPQGTHRGSGKMGDLDAEGVTSTEEAVAASQLIEGLSREPGRAGHEPEKAVPPAEQLREDSKGPEVQPSVTSPAMSLPGAELDGVTLRSLEEAELECTHLGSPGDIAKVGPMEGEPPLKGGADVLEDLEPHAQWESPLGPEMTVHKPQSLPLKSLELLQEPAQCPPPLGQLSSSSAESEGPSKSRSSKSSTLSGPDLAGKSSSETSTPEELRDYDSSSGVESKSDEKLEQSFPRSPLEDLPGEQDLGIHMDKGDDEAETLPADELLGDPPTEPTVSSEEEGDLDGDLLKESCFPAMGKPLVCQVPSPPHKPSLEESEELGSGDAGTGTPASTNSATSFDAAFHLHSTDSCGKSPGLSSLESEEHSAESTRDQIPKGLEPASLPEVEEHGKISLPRDWGCQLEHPLQMGPADEEEPASQPYGTAPRGPAAGRLGYKNTLPRSSFLVAERKALVPSPG